CATTTGCAAATGAGTTGCCTATTGCTGCGATTCATCCAGGTCAATAGATACTTTCTTTAGATATACATTAACATCACTTGCCTCGGCGTTACATTATGATGTTGTTTGGTTGAACATACTTGTTCTAATTTGAGGCAAGAATTGATATTCAATAGGTGCTTGGTAGTTATTTGTTCTCAAATCCAATTggttcaaaattcaaatcaagcGTTGGAATTCAACATTGAAGTTCATTTGAAGACAGCCATTGTGAAATACATCTGAAATTTTAGATGATTACTTCATTGttgtaaattgtaattaatataaGTTAGAAATAGAAATGTTAATTTTAAGGTATTACgtaaagataaaaaaaccAGTTGAGTAAATGGTAAAAATTACTTCcaagaatgaatgaaaaactTGAACTATTGAAGTATGAAGAGTGCTAGAAATGAATTGTCATTTACCAGTTTGAATCCCCTATAAGGATGaactcatttttctaatgCAATCAATCATTCAGAAGTAATATTCTGTTGAATCTTCAACCTGCAGGttgtttctaaattctaactgctgaattattttcctttgtGAAAACTTTAACAGATTCttcaagaaaagaagattattCCATTGCGAATGATTTAGTTAGGAAGGCAGATGGCCAAGTTGCTCAAGTATCATATCCTTCAGACGGAAGTAACAAAGGTGACGGTACGGAAACCTCATCATGTAAGAGGATTACAGGCAGTGAGCTTGCAAATGTCATGGAAGAATTACATCCTAACTTAGAGATTGCATCATCAGCCCTGGGAGAGGTAAAAATTTCTTTGTGCTGCGACTCCACTTTTGGACGACCAGATTTCCGTATGCCTAGTCGTGATGcagttataaaatatatggaGGAAAAATGTCTGCACTCATATAAAATCATTGACCCCACGTTTTCTGTTATGAAACTGTTGAGTGATATGTGTGAGTGCTTCTTGGAATTGGGAACTGATTCTCCTGATGAACAACAGGAAGGTTCAATTAGTAGAGTTCCACTTCTAGATGTAATCGAGAATTCAGACCCAATGGATACTCCAGGGACTGTTGctaatgaagaaaatttgaatctacCCACTTCTGTGAATGAACCAGTCAGTACTTCTGTGAATGAACCAGTCAGTACTTCTGTGAATGAACCAGTCTGTACTTCTGTGAATGAACAAGTCAGTACTATCTGTGATGGAGAACTTGCACCACAAGTTCCTGGTGTCATAGAGTCTTCAAGTGTTTCCAACGACCAGACTCTCCATGAGAGGTCTAAAAGCAGTAAAGAAATACCAAATGGTCATTCTGAAGATGAAGCCAGGAAGGAGTTAGATAATCTTGAGCCTGCAAATCCACACAATTTGATGGTTGTTTCACAGAGTCAACAAGCTACCGATGAATTAAGCTTCTCTCATGATGTGGATGATATAACcaagggagaagaaagggttCAAGTTTCTTGGGtgaatgaaattaataaagagCATCCACCATTCTTTCACTATATACCTTGCAGTCTAATTTTCCAAAGCGCGTCTGTaaacttctctctctctctgatTGGTAATGATAATTGTTGCCACTCTTGTTTTGGAAATTGCCTTACATCTTCTGTCCCATGTGCTTGTGCACGGGAAACTGGGGATAAGTATGTGTACACACCAGAAGGTCTTgttaaggaaatttttttggaagagTGGATCTCTCTTGCTCGTGAATCTCAAGGAAGTCACCAGTTCTATTGCAAAGAGTGTCCCcttgaaagattgaagaatgATGATTGTTTAGAACCCTGCAAAGGCCACTTAGAGAGGAAGCTTATAAAAGAATGTTGGAGTAAATGTGGTTGCAACAAGCATTGTGGCAACAGAGTGGTGCAGCGAGGAATAACTTGCAAGTTGCAGGTACAGTTCATGTCacacctctctctctccctgGCCTCCACTTCCTGCATCTGCCTGTATGTAGAAACAGATATTTCACACATCTTTGGCTATACCTTATGTCTGAAAATTATTTCTCTGTTTCAGGTATTTTTTACTTCAGATGAAAAACGATGGGGTCTTCGAACCCTTGAAGACCTACCTAAAGGGTATTTTGTTTGTGAATATGCTGGAGAAATATTGACCATTCCAGAAATGTATCATAGAAAGGTGCAAAGCACCGAAAATGAGGTGCATGTTGACCCAATATTATTAGATGGCTTTTGGAATAAAGAAGGGCCTTTCAAGGAGGAAAAAGCTCTCTGCTTGGATGCAACAAACTTTGGAAATGTTGCCAGGTTTATCAATCACAGGTACTTGATTAAACTTCATAGGCTTCGAGTTTCCATTGTTTCATACTTTCCCCCATGTTGCCCGCGTATCCTACTATTTGGTGCtacttttttactttctataCTCT
This DNA window, taken from Cucumis sativus cultivar 9930 chromosome 6, Cucumber_9930_V3, whole genome shotgun sequence, encodes the following:
- the LOC101208794 gene encoding probable inactive histone-lysine N-methyltransferase SUVR2 isoform X3 — its product is MAPNPRILKAFRAMKDIGISEDKTKPVLKKLLKLYDKNWELIEEENYRVLADAIFDEEDSKVVEEKKCQNSQVEDFGEEVQAPDEPERPLKRLRLRGQETQVDGMPLKKPKLEEDAFPDANSQQQMQLSGPKRSETGPSSRRVDKGKEPMSPRVVTRVKKSSLERQSAAVRIKEPGADSGVKNSIVRASGAHALLKPKDEPVTDDTFANELPIAAIHPDSSRKEDYSIANDLVRKADGQVAQVSYPSDGSNKGDGTETSSCKRITGSELANVMEELHPNLEIASSALGEVKISLCCDSTFGRPDFRMPSRDAVIKYMEEKCLHSYKIIDPTFSVMKLLSDMCECFLELGTDSPDEQQEGSISRVPLLDVIENSDPMDTPGTVANEENLNLPTSVNEPVSTSVNEPVSTSVNEPVCTSVNEQVSTICDGELAPQVPGVIESSSVSNDQTLHERSKSSKEIPNGHSEDEARKELDNLEPANPHNLMVVSQSQQATDELSFSHDVDDITKGEERVQVSWVNEINKEHPPFFHYIPCSLIFQSASVNFSLSLIGNDNCCHSCFGNCLTSSVPCACARETGDKYVYTPEGLVKEIFLEEWISLARESQGSHQFYCKECPLERLKNDDCLEPCKGHLERKLIKECWSKCGCNKHCGNRVVQRGITCKLQVFFTSDEKRWGLRTLEDLPKGYFVCEYAGEILTIPEMYHRKVQSTENEVHVDPILLDGFWNKEGPFKEEKALCLDATNFGNVARFINHRCFDANLVDVAVEIETPDHHYYHLALFTTRKIEAMEELTWDYGIDFNDLDDHVKPFLCQCGSKFCRNMKRSSR
- the LOC101208794 gene encoding histone-lysine N-methyltransferase SUVR4 isoform X4 — encoded protein: MAPNPRILKAFRAMKDIGISEDKTKPVLKKLLKLYDKNWELIEEENYRVLADAIFDEEDSKVVEEKKCQNSQVEDFGEEVQAPDEPERPLKRLRLRGQETQVDGMPLKKPKLEEDAFPDANSQQQMQLSGPKRSETGPSSRRVDKGKEPMSPRVVTRVKKSSLERQSAAVRIKEPGADSGVKNSIVRASGAHALLKPKDEPVTDDTFANELPIAAIHPDSSRKEDYSIANDLVRKADGQVAQVSYPSDGSNKGDGTETSSCKRITGSELANVMEELHPNLEIASSALGEEGSISRVPLLDVIENSDPMDTPGTVANEENLNLPTSVNEPVSTSVNEPVSTSVNEPVCTSVNEQVSTICDGELAPQVPGVIESSSVSNDQTLHERSKSSKEIPNGHSEDEARKELDNLEPANPHNLMVVSQSQQATDELSFSHDVDDITKGEERVQVSWVNEINKEHPPFFHYIPCSLIFQSASVNFSLSLIGNDNCCHSCFGNCLTSSVPCACARETGDKYVYTPEGLVKEIFLEEWISLARESQGSHQFYCKECPLERLKNDDCLEPCKGHLERKLIKECWSKCGCNKHCGNRVVQRGITCKLQVFFTSDEKRWGLRTLEDLPKGYFVCEYAGEILTIPEMYHRKVQSTENEVHVDPILLDGFWNKEGPFKEEKALCLDATNFGNVARFINHRCFDANLVDVAVEIETPDHHYYHLALFTTRKIEAMEELTWDYGIDFNDLDDHVKPFLCQCGSKFCRNMKRSSSRFLAFLSQLLLS
- the LOC101208794 gene encoding probable inactive histone-lysine N-methyltransferase SUVR2 isoform X1, translating into MAPNPRILKAFRAMKDIGISEDKTKPVLKKLLKLYDKNWELIEEENYRVLADAIFDEEDSKVVEEKKCQNSQVEDFGEEVQAPDEPERPLKRLRLRGQETQVDGMPLKKPKLEEDAFPDANSQQQMQLSGPKRSETGPSSRRVDKGKEPMSPRVVTRVKKSSLERQSAAVRIKEPGADSGVKNSIVRASGAHALLKPKDEPVTDDTFANELPIAAIHPDSSRKEDYSIANDLVRKADGQVAQVSYPSDGSNKGDGTETSSCKRITGSELANVMEELHPNLEIASSALGEVKISLCCDSTFGRPDFRMPSRDAVIKYMEEKCLHSYKIIDPTFSVMKLLSDMCECFLELGTDSPDEQQEGSISRVPLLDVIENSDPMDTPGTVANEENLNLPTSVNEPVSTSVNEPVSTSVNEPVCTSVNEQVSTICDGELAPQVPGVIESSSVSNDQTLHERSKSSKEIPNGHSEDEARKELDNLEPANPHNLMVVSQSQQATDELSFSHDVDDITKGEERVQVSWVNEINKEHPPFFHYIPCSLIFQSASVNFSLSLIGNDNCCHSCFGNCLTSSVPCACARETGDKYVYTPEGLVKEIFLEEWISLARESQGSHQFYCKECPLERLKNDDCLEPCKGHLERKLIKECWSKCGCNKHCGNRVVQRGITCKLQVFFTSDEKRWGLRTLEDLPKGYFVCEYAGEILTIPEMYHRKVQSTENEVHVDPILLDGFWNKEGPFKEEKALCLDATNFGNVARFINHRCFDANLVDVAVEIETPDHHYYHLALFTTRKIEAMEELTWDYGIDFNDLDDHVKPFLCQCGSKFCRNMKRSSSRFLAFLSQLLLS
- the LOC101208794 gene encoding probable inactive histone-lysine N-methyltransferase SUVR2 isoform X2, whose translation is MAPNPRILKAFRAMKDIGISEDKTKPVLKKLLKLYDKNWELIEEENYRVLADAIFDEEDSKVVEEKKCQNSQVEDFGEEVQAPDEPERPLKRLRLRGQETQVDGMPLKKPKLEEDAFPDANSQQQMQLSGPKRSETGPSSRRVDKGKEPMSPRVVTRVKKSSLERQSAAVRIKEPGADSGVKNSIVRASGAHALLKPKDEPVTDDTFANELPIAAIHPDSSRKEDYSIANDLVRKADGQVAQVSYPSDGSNKGDGTETSSCKRITGSELANVMEELHPNLEIASSALGEVKISLCCDSTFGRPDFRMPSRDAVIKYMEEKCLHSYKIIDPTFSVMKLLSDMCECFLELGTDSPDEQQEGSISRVPLLDVIENSDPMDTPGTVANEENLNLPTSVNEPVSTSVNEPVSTSVNEPVCTSVNEQVSTICDGELAPQVPGVIESSSVSNDQTLHERSKSSKEIPNGHSEDEARKELDNLEPANPHNLMVVSQSQQATDELSFSHDVDDITKGEERVQVSWVNEINKEHPPFFHYIPCSLIFQSASVNFSLSLIGNDNCCHSCFGNCLTSSVPCACARETGDKYVYTPEGLVKEIFLEEWISLARESQGSHQFYCKECPLERLKNDDCLEPCKGHLERKLIKECWSKCGCNKHCGNRVVQRGITCKLQVFFTSDEKRWGLRTLEDLPKGYFVCEYAGEILTIPEMYHRKVQSTENEVHVDPILLDGFWNKEGPFKEEKALCLDATNFGNVARFINHRCFDANLVDVAVEIETPDHHYYHLALFTTRKIEAMEELTWDYGIDFNDLDDHVKPFLCQCGSKFCRNMKRSSRSKSASSTR